A stretch of the Desulfobacter sp. genome encodes the following:
- a CDS encoding IS4 family transposase, translating into MTHISVPKKQLRSLNFDNFRCPLIKSLSKAPELQSRGDRPLKMTFEDQINALVYFHLQEHKSARHLIQDLKENVFAKENIAPDGGISRSSFCEAINHRGLEQLQFIFEDLYKQALECHPGEHAELGELVSIDGSLINAVLSMHWANYRKGSKKAKVHCGFDINHGIPNKIFLTEGNGAERTFVPKILSKGQTGVMDRGYQSHKEFDLLQEQGKHFVCRIKTRTTRTIIDNHETPSDSYIFYDALVKLGTPNQNQTKRPVRVVGYKIAGVKYYVATDRHDLTAEQIATIYKLRWTIEDFFKWWKEHLKVYHLIARSEYGLMVQILGGLITYLLLAIHCQKQFNEKVTIKRVRQLRTAILNDLFGCEKQGSHSSNRDNIVKDQKIIEQAKT; encoded by the coding sequence ATGACGCACATCTCAGTCCCTAAAAAACAACTACGGTCCCTGAACTTTGACAATTTCAGGTGCCCTCTGATAAAGTCACTTTCAAAAGCACCGGAATTACAATCTCGAGGAGACCGCCCTTTAAAAATGACATTCGAAGACCAGATAAATGCTTTGGTTTATTTCCATCTTCAGGAGCACAAGTCTGCCCGACATTTAATTCAGGATCTCAAGGAGAATGTTTTTGCTAAAGAAAATATTGCGCCAGACGGTGGTATCAGCCGTAGTAGTTTCTGTGAAGCCATCAATCACAGGGGACTCGAACAACTGCAATTTATCTTTGAGGATCTTTATAAACAGGCTCTTGAGTGTCATCCGGGTGAACACGCCGAGTTAGGAGAGTTGGTTTCCATTGACGGTAGTCTCATAAATGCAGTCCTTTCAATGCACTGGGCGAACTACAGAAAAGGAAGTAAAAAAGCCAAAGTACATTGCGGATTTGACATTAATCACGGAATCCCAAACAAAATCTTTTTGACTGAAGGCAACGGCGCTGAACGCACTTTTGTTCCCAAAATACTTTCCAAGGGGCAAACAGGTGTTATGGATCGTGGATATCAATCCCATAAAGAATTTGACCTGCTTCAGGAGCAAGGCAAACATTTTGTCTGCCGTATAAAAACCAGGACAACAAGAACAATTATTGATAACCACGAGACCCCTTCCGACAGCTACATTTTTTATGATGCACTGGTTAAACTTGGTACTCCGAATCAAAACCAGACGAAAAGGCCTGTTCGGGTTGTTGGCTATAAAATTGCTGGCGTCAAATACTATGTGGCAACTGACAGGCATGATTTAACAGCGGAACAAATAGCAACAATTTATAAACTCCGGTGGACCATTGAGGATTTTTTCAAATGGTGGAAAGAACATCTGAAGGTATATCATCTCATTGCCCGCAGTGAATACGGCCTTATGGTTCAGATTCTTGGCGGCCTTATCACTTACCTGTTACTGGCAATCCATTGCCAAAAACAGTTTAATGAAAAGGTCACGATCAAAAGAGTTCGGCAGCTGCGAACCGCCATTCTAAATGACCTGTTTGGCTGCGAGAAGCAGGGCTCTCATAGTTCAAACAGGGACAATATTGTCAAAGATCAAAAAATTATTGAGCAAGCAAAAACCTAA
- the pseB gene encoding UDP-N-acetylglucosamine 4,6-dehydratase (inverting): MLNNKSILITGGTGSFGNKFTETLISRYKPKRIVVFSRDELKQFEMSQVFNQKCMRYFIGDVRDKERLTMAMNGIDYVIHAAALKQVPAAEYNPTECIKTNITGAENVIHAALQNNVEKVIALSTDKAANPINLYGATKLCSDKLFVAANNFAGTKKTVFSVVRYGNVVGSRGSVVPFFEKLIKEKTDHLPVTDKDMTRFWITLQEGVDFVIKNFKRMSGGEIYVPKIPSVKIMDLASAMAPDIPQKIIGIRPEEKLHEVMCPADDSHLTVEFEDHFIILPSIRFRGKKVDQTMNNLEEKGNHVKQGFEYNSGTNPHFLSKNEILGYNETIKK, from the coding sequence ATGCTTAACAATAAATCCATTTTAATTACCGGCGGCACAGGTTCTTTTGGCAATAAATTCACTGAAACGCTCATCAGCCGGTACAAGCCCAAAAGAATTGTCGTCTTTTCCAGGGATGAACTCAAGCAGTTTGAAATGAGCCAGGTATTCAACCAAAAATGCATGCGGTATTTTATCGGGGATGTCAGGGACAAGGAAAGGCTGACCATGGCCATGAACGGCATCGACTATGTCATCCATGCAGCCGCCTTAAAACAGGTGCCCGCAGCCGAATACAACCCCACAGAATGCATTAAAACCAATATAACAGGTGCTGAAAATGTCATCCATGCGGCCTTGCAGAACAACGTTGAAAAGGTAATTGCCCTGTCCACGGACAAGGCGGCCAATCCCATTAACCTGTACGGGGCCACCAAACTCTGCTCGGACAAGCTCTTTGTGGCGGCCAACAACTTTGCCGGTACCAAAAAAACCGTCTTTTCAGTGGTCAGATACGGAAATGTGGTGGGGTCCAGGGGATCTGTGGTCCCTTTTTTTGAAAAACTCATCAAAGAAAAAACAGATCATCTGCCCGTCACTGACAAAGACATGACACGGTTCTGGATCACCCTTCAAGAGGGGGTAGATTTTGTTATTAAAAATTTTAAACGCATGTCAGGGGGCGAAATTTATGTCCCCAAAATTCCGTCTGTGAAAATCATGGATCTGGCCTCTGCCATGGCCCCGGACATCCCCCAGAAAATTATCGGCATACGACCCGAGGAAAAACTTCACGAGGTCATGTGCCCGGCGGATGATTCCCACTTAACCGTTGAATTTGAGGACCATTTCATTATCCTGCCCTCCATTAGATTCAGGGGAAAAAAAGTGGACCAAACCATGAACAACCTTGAAGAAAAAGGAAATCATGTCAAACAGGGATTTGAATACAACTCCGGAACAAACCCCCATTTTCTGTCAAAAAATGAAATTCTTGGATACAACGAGACCATCAAAAAATGA
- the pseF gene encoding pseudaminic acid cytidylyltransferase — MNVSKAVAIIPARGGGSKRIPRKNIKFFCGKPMMAYSIETALKSGLFDKIIVSTDDDEIAKTAVECGAEVPFVRPASLADDYATTIDVINHAIQWLNRNDRVYDLACCIYPTAPFVRQQDLKKGYEALKEKNINFAFPVTSFPSCIFRALKLASDKKIEMFWPENLNARTQDLPEAFHDVGQFYWGKTKSFLNTDSIFGNHTRGLIIPRYLAQDIDTPEDWEQAELFFKSLNQTTDSP, encoded by the coding sequence ATGAACGTATCAAAGGCAGTTGCCATCATACCTGCAAGGGGGGGGGGGAGTAAACGGATCCCCAGAAAGAACATCAAATTTTTCTGCGGCAAACCCATGATGGCTTATTCTATTGAGACTGCCCTTAAATCAGGTCTGTTCGACAAAATCATTGTCTCCACAGATGACGACGAGATTGCCAAAACAGCTGTTGAATGTGGAGCTGAAGTTCCCTTTGTCCGGCCTGCATCCCTTGCCGACGATTATGCCACCACCATAGATGTCATCAACCATGCCATTCAATGGCTCAATAGAAATGACCGAGTTTATGATCTTGCCTGCTGCATCTACCCCACAGCGCCCTTTGTCCGGCAACAAGATCTGAAAAAAGGGTATGAGGCCTTAAAAGAAAAAAATATCAATTTTGCATTTCCTGTGACCAGTTTTCCCTCTTGCATTTTCAGGGCACTGAAACTTGCCTCAGACAAAAAAATTGAAATGTTCTGGCCCGAAAACCTGAACGCAAGGACCCAGGATCTGCCCGAAGCCTTTCACGATGTGGGCCAGTTTTACTGGGGAAAAACCAAATCATTTTTAAATACAGACTCGATTTTTGGAAATCATACCCGTGGCCTGATCATCCCAAGATATCTTGCCCAGGACATTGACACCCCTGAGGACTGGGAGCAGGCAGAACTGTTTTTTAAAAGCCTGAATCAGACGACGGATTCTCCATGA
- a CDS encoding Ldh family oxidoreductase, which produces MEFIKSDAAKQIIKGGLLKEGVENQTAEYVAQGLTLTSLRGTDSHGIRLIHHYLAAVQSGRINPTPKYSVEKTMPTIAILDANHTFGHAAEMAEEFGTGNVAIKNSTHFGAAAYFAL; this is translated from the coding sequence ATGGAATTTATAAAGAGTGATGCCGCCAAACAAATCATCAAAGGCGGCTTGCTTAAAGAAGGCGTGGAAAACCAAACTGCAGAATATGTTGCCCAGGGACTGACCTTGACCTCTTTGCGGGGAACCGACTCCCACGGGATACGGCTGATTCACCATTATCTTGCAGCAGTCCAATCCGGCCGGATCAACCCTACCCCGAAGTACTCTGTTGAAAAAACGATGCCCACCATAGCCATATTAGATGCAAATCATACCTTTGGTCATGCCGCTGAAATGGCAGAGGAGTTCGGCACGGGAAACGTGGCCATTAAAAACTCCACCCATTTTGGGGCAGCTGCCTATTTTGCTCTATAA
- a CDS encoding Ldh family oxidoreductase, producing MIGTSYTHSDSLIIPTHGKKSFLGNNPVCFSAPVKGEGPFCLDMATSIITFNAVRQLQERGEKAPENVGTDKNGIPTTNADEIKMLLPVGSYKGYGLSLMVEILCSMLTGMPYGPHISKMFESIEQKRYLGQFVGAMNINGFIPVEEFKTRMAQMIDELRNAPRLDPDKSVMVAGDPEKIRFSDRSVKGIPVTPAELEGFQQLSTTYGLGVDLEG from the coding sequence ATGATCGGCACAAGTTATACCCACTCAGACTCCCTGATCATTCCCACCCACGGCAAAAAAAGTTTTTTAGGGAACAACCCGGTCTGCTTTTCAGCCCCGGTCAAGGGAGAAGGCCCTTTTTGTCTGGATATGGCCACCAGTATCATTACCTTTAATGCGGTTCGCCAATTGCAGGAACGGGGCGAAAAAGCACCTGAGAACGTGGGCACGGATAAAAACGGGATCCCCACCACCAATGCCGATGAAATTAAAATGCTTTTGCCCGTAGGCAGTTATAAGGGATACGGCCTGAGCCTGATGGTTGAAATTCTTTGCTCCATGCTGACCGGCATGCCCTATGGCCCCCATATTTCAAAGATGTTTGAAAGCATAGAACAAAAAAGATACCTTGGTCAGTTTGTAGGGGCCATGAATATCAACGGGTTTATCCCGGTTGAAGAATTCAAAACCCGGATGGCCCAGATGATTGACGAACTGAGGAATGCGCCCCGGCTGGACCCGGATAAATCCGTGATGGTGGCAGGTGATCCTGAAAAAATCAGGTTTTCAGACCGGAGTGTCAAAGGCATTCCTGTAACACCGGCCGAACTGGAGGGTTTCCAGCAATTGAGCACCACCTATGGCCTGGGTGTGGATCTGGAGGGATAA
- a CDS encoding Gfo/Idh/MocA family oxidoreductase gives MVYDTPIDLLIVGAGMYVCGRGTNGLGTILPAAFEAVRQGKIKTIHLASATKKSADLAKIQSNILKEVTGVCPEIQFYPEKKDDPKAYLNAVSQIKAPCAAIVSVPDALHFEITANLIKKGIHVQVVKPLVPTKEENQALIRLKNKHQILGCVEYHKRYDQANLKLYDLIRKGALGDLLHFRINYSQRKTIPRNMFKGSVETTNIFQYLGVHYVDLIYFLTHAVPVRVMSMGMKKYLLDQGINTYDTIQTLVEWNHGQGQFLSSHLTGWIDPDISTAMSDQRLEVIGTKGRYRSDQKNRGVTFVADDHGYEEINPYFSQFYPDQEGDFMQIQGYGPKSILQFITDAVDIVHNRKDVERLNQIRPSFESSMVVSGVLEASEKSLAENNIWIKI, from the coding sequence ATGGTTTACGATACTCCCATAGACCTTTTAATCGTTGGAGCAGGCATGTATGTCTGCGGCAGGGGGACAAACGGTTTAGGGACCATCCTGCCGGCTGCATTTGAAGCAGTACGCCAGGGAAAAATCAAAACCATCCACCTTGCTTCGGCTACAAAAAAGAGTGCTGATCTTGCAAAAATTCAATCCAATATCTTAAAGGAAGTTACCGGCGTTTGCCCTGAAATCCAATTTTATCCTGAAAAAAAAGATGACCCTAAAGCCTATTTAAATGCTGTCTCACAGATCAAAGCCCCATGCGCCGCCATTGTATCAGTGCCTGACGCCCTGCACTTTGAAATCACAGCCAACCTGATAAAAAAAGGGATTCATGTCCAGGTGGTCAAGCCCCTGGTGCCGACAAAAGAGGAAAACCAGGCATTGATCCGGCTGAAAAACAAGCATCAAATTTTGGGGTGTGTGGAATACCATAAACGGTATGACCAGGCCAACCTCAAGCTATACGATTTAATCCGAAAAGGGGCCCTGGGCGATCTGCTCCACTTTAGAATTAATTACAGCCAGCGTAAAACCATCCCAAGGAACATGTTCAAAGGATCGGTGGAAACCACCAATATTTTCCAATACCTGGGGGTACATTATGTGGATCTGATCTATTTTTTAACCCATGCAGTTCCGGTGAGGGTCATGTCCATGGGAATGAAAAAATATCTTCTGGACCAGGGAATTAACACCTATGATACCATCCAGACCCTTGTTGAATGGAATCACGGCCAAGGGCAGTTCTTGTCATCACATCTTACCGGGTGGATTGATCCGGATATATCAACGGCCATGTCTGACCAACGCCTTGAGGTGATCGGAACAAAGGGCAGATACAGAAGCGACCAGAAAAACAGAGGGGTCACCTTTGTGGCGGACGACCACGGGTACGAAGAGATCAATCCGTATTTCAGCCAGTTTTACCCGGATCAGGAAGGGGATTTCATGCAGATCCAGGGGTATGGGCCCAAAAGCATTCTTCAATTTATCACAGATGCCGTGGATATCGTTCACAATAGAAAAGATGTGGAACGCCTCAACCAGATCCGGCCGTCATTTGAGTCCTCAATGGTGGTTTCCGGGGTGCTGGAGGCATCAGAAAAAAGTCTTGCTGAAAATAATATATGGATAAAGATTTAA
- a CDS encoding glycosyltransferase, whose amino-acid sequence MDKDLKGQTGHMKISIIIRTKNEERWISSCLKGVFSQSYKDFEVILVDNESTDSTLAKVEQFPVEKIEHCTEYLPGKSLNIGIARAQGEYIVCLSGHCIPTNAQWLENLLKGFEDDKVAGVYGRQEPLSFTPPGDKRDLMIVFGPERRVQEKDSFFHNANSMIKKSVLDAYPFDDKVTNIEDRVWAQLVLNQGYKIVYEPSASVYHYHGIHQDGNVQRATNVVRIMENLEQTPYEKNQKAMIQDMNITAIIPIKGISGTLGGAPLLQYAINSAKAARYIDQVVVSTDNETTLKTAQKMGADHAFLRDPSLSMDYVGLEKVYKSTLNHLEESNIISDAECVNDNETLYA is encoded by the coding sequence ATGGATAAAGATTTAAAAGGACAAACAGGACACATGAAAATATCCATCATCATCAGAACCAAAAACGAAGAACGCTGGATTTCATCCTGCCTTAAAGGTGTTTTTTCACAAAGCTACAAGGATTTTGAAGTCATCCTTGTGGACAACGAAAGCACAGACTCTACTCTGGCCAAGGTAGAGCAGTTCCCAGTAGAAAAAATTGAGCACTGCACCGAATATCTACCGGGCAAATCCCTCAATATCGGCATCGCAAGGGCCCAAGGCGAATATATTGTCTGCCTTTCAGGTCATTGCATCCCCACCAACGCACAGTGGCTGGAAAACTTATTAAAAGGATTTGAAGATGACAAAGTGGCAGGTGTCTATGGACGTCAGGAACCTTTGTCTTTTACACCGCCGGGAGACAAAAGAGATCTGATGATCGTGTTCGGCCCGGAACGACGGGTACAGGAAAAGGACAGTTTTTTCCATAATGCCAATTCAATGATCAAAAAATCCGTGCTGGATGCCTACCCCTTTGACGACAAAGTTACCAATATCGAAGACCGGGTATGGGCCCAGTTAGTACTGAACCAGGGGTATAAAATTGTATATGAACCCTCGGCCAGTGTCTATCACTACCATGGCATCCACCAGGACGGCAATGTCCAGAGGGCAACCAATGTGGTCCGTATCATGGAAAATCTGGAGCAGACGCCCTATGAAAAAAACCAAAAAGCCATGATCCAGGATATGAACATCACTGCCATAATCCCTATCAAAGGGATCTCAGGCACCCTTGGGGGGGCACCTTTGCTCCAATATGCCATCAATTCGGCAAAGGCAGCCAGATACATTGATCAGGTGGTGGTTTCAACCGACAATGAAACCACCCTTAAAACAGCCCAGAAGATGGGAGCAGATCATGCCTTTTTAAGGGACCCCTCACTTTCCATGGACTATGTGGGCTTAGAAAAAGTTTATAAATCCACCCTCAATCACCTGGAAGAGTCCAATATTATTTCAGATGCGGAATGTGTCAATGACAATGAGACACTTTATGCCTAA
- a CDS encoding IS3 family transposase, which produces MNAALTLSHDLGKKPSCEAFGVPRSSFYRFYSPKKQVKSKRGSSPLSLNPDEQQTVLDILHSDTYRDQAPYQVYASLLDKGKYYCSIRTMYRLLHKEHGSVPERRRQVNRPKYKKPELLATGPNQVWSWDITKLKSVTKWTYFYLYVIMDIFSRYVVGWMVAHREQTALAKRLIEKSCENQNILPGQLGLHADRGASMKSKGVAQLLVDLGVTKTHSRPHVSNDNPYSEAQFKTLKYCPKFPNHFGSIEDARTFCQDFFRYYNKGAHSHFPGYTAGTGLCMFAICFRQFQRPAL; this is translated from the coding sequence ATGAATGCCGCCCTAACGTTAAGTCACGATCTTGGGAAAAAGCCTTCATGTGAGGCTTTCGGTGTCCCTCGCTCATCTTTTTATAGGTTTTATTCTCCGAAAAAACAGGTGAAATCAAAGCGGGGCAGCTCTCCTCTTTCTTTGAATCCTGATGAACAACAAACGGTTTTGGATATTCTTCACTCGGACACGTATCGAGACCAGGCCCCATACCAGGTCTATGCCTCTCTTCTTGATAAAGGAAAATACTATTGCTCCATCAGAACGATGTATCGGCTTCTTCACAAAGAACATGGTTCTGTACCGGAACGAAGACGGCAGGTAAATCGCCCGAAATATAAAAAACCTGAATTGCTGGCAACCGGACCGAATCAGGTCTGGTCCTGGGATATTACCAAGTTGAAAAGCGTCACAAAATGGACTTATTTCTATCTGTATGTAATCATGGATATTTTCAGCAGGTATGTTGTCGGCTGGATGGTCGCCCATAGGGAACAAACAGCATTGGCCAAAAGGCTTATTGAGAAGTCCTGTGAAAACCAAAATATATTACCCGGTCAGCTTGGACTTCATGCAGATCGGGGAGCCAGTATGAAATCCAAAGGGGTTGCCCAGCTTCTTGTTGATTTAGGGGTAACCAAAACCCACAGCAGACCGCACGTCAGCAATGATAACCCTTACTCTGAAGCTCAATTTAAAACATTGAAATATTGTCCAAAATTTCCAAATCATTTTGGTTCGATTGAGGATGCAAGAACCTTTTGCCAGGATTTTTTTAGATATTACAACAAAGGGGCGCATTCCCATTTTCCCGGTTATACCGCTGGCACTGGATTGTGCATGTTTGCCATCTGCTTCAGGCAGTTCCAACGCCCTGCTTTATAA